One Paenibacillus sp. FSL H7-0737 DNA segment encodes these proteins:
- a CDS encoding tetratricopeptide repeat protein: MCDNKGGLSLENQLVEAVALRNEGKAEEARMMLLELYEQNGNDAELLYQLAWTHDVLGLEREAIPYYEKSLTLGLSSEQKVGALLGLGSTYRTLGEYENSKAILEQAIHEYPENKEFPVFLAMTLHNLGDHSLAMGMLLKLLAETSADEGIRSYSKAISYYSDKLEQVWD; this comes from the coding sequence ATGTGTGACAATAAGGGAGGGCTCAGTTTGGAGAATCAACTTGTGGAAGCTGTAGCCCTGCGAAACGAAGGTAAAGCTGAAGAAGCCAGAATGATGCTGTTAGAGCTGTATGAGCAGAATGGTAATGATGCAGAACTTCTGTATCAATTAGCGTGGACGCATGATGTGCTCGGTCTGGAACGCGAGGCAATACCCTATTATGAGAAAAGCTTAACACTAGGCTTATCTTCGGAGCAGAAAGTCGGCGCTCTATTGGGACTGGGCAGCACCTACCGAACACTCGGAGAATATGAGAATTCCAAAGCAATATTGGAGCAGGCCATTCACGAGTACCCAGAGAATAAGGAATTTCCGGTGTTCCTTGCAATGACCTTGCACAATCTCGGAGATCATAGTCTGGCTATGGGGATGTTGCTTAAATTGCTGGCTGAAACCTCTGCGGATGAAGGAATAAGAAGCTATAGTAAGGCCATTTCATATTACTCAGATAAGCTGGAGCAAGTCTGGGATTGA